Below is a genomic region from Vibrio nitrifigilis.
CCCAATGTAAATTGTCCTTGCGTAATCAATGTTTTTGCCATCTCAACTCTTTTTTGCAAAACGTATTGATGGGGAGTCATGCCTAATTTGTCTTTAAACAGCATGTGAAATTGGCTTTCTCCAAGAAAAACACTTCCCGCTAATTGAGCCACAGAGATCTTATTCATCATATGGTTATCAATATAACGATCGATAGCGTCAAGATCGAAACGACAATCTTTACGTGTCAGTTGAAATGTTGAAATATGCCGTTGTAGCAGAGAGATCAACGTATCGTTGCAAGCACGACTGAGTAAGAGATCCTCAGGATTCGTTTTCATCTCTATCACTAACATGTGAATTAACTTTTGGATCTGATCATCGAGCTGAAAATAGATATCCTGACTGGCCAATTCATTAATTTTTTGCAGTAATAAAGGATCATCATTAGATGGTAACGGCATATTCAGCACTAAAATATCCGACTGCTCAATAACACCACCAAAGGCATGACCAGAACCACAAGTTACTACACACCCCTGGCCAGGCCCCATCAAATTACCTCTACCATTCACATCAAAATCGACTTGGCCTTTCAGTCCAATAACAATTTGCGTGTAATTATGATCATGACTGTTCATATATGATGGTAAAGTGACCAACTCCGCAGGTCGAGGCGACAAAAGTTTGGCTGTTTCATCTATAATGGTCGATATTGGTGCATTAATTTGACTCATTTTAGTCTTCACTCATGTGGCTACTCAGGCATGGTATAACAGATTTATCGATGGACAAAATACATATCAATAGAATTTCAAGCAAACTAACACTTACGCAACCATGATCAACTAATGTCATATTAGCTGCTGCTATAGTAAAGGCATCATCCCCTTTGATTGGCTTGGAACAATGATCAAGTGCACATAAATTACGGTCAATGTGTGTTCAATTAACAAATGACTTGTTAGATCGTTAATAGAAGCTTGCATATTTTATTTAACAGCCCAAAATGGAGGGTGCACACTTATAAAATTTACAAAATCAGTTACCTAGTAACGCTAATCCGTAAATATAAGTCGCTATCGGAATAAAATTTGCATTTAAAGAGTCAGCGTCATTTATTAATGCTGTCAAAAGTTTGTCTTTCCCACTGATGGTCAGTGGTTAAACGTAAAATTGTTGCAGGGACCTATGATCAAACATCGCATCCCAGCGCTACTACTTGCGCTAAGCCCTATTTGGGTATCTGCGTCGGTGTATGCAAACGACGTCAAATCAGTTGACCCGGTTGCCTCTATCGACACGAAATTAACAACGAAACAGAGTGACATTGACGCGATCTCTTCTGACTACGACACTGAAGCAGCTAAGCTTCAAAAATTGAAGAATGAGCAAGCAACCTTAGAAAGAGAAGGCGAGGAACTTGTCGCTAAACAAAAACGTGCTAAATCGGCTTTGGACAAACAATATAGTCACCTTTTAGATGATCCAGAGACTGACTTAGTTAGCTTTCAAAAAACCTATCAAGAAGCTTGGGCCGCAGTAAAGCAGAACCAAACGGATCAGCTTAATAAGAAACAAGAGATAACTGAAAGTGAAATGGAGCTAGCTCAGCTGAAACAAAAACGGGCGAGACTTAAGACTGAATATGCCAATCTTCAGGAAAGTCGTATTGAAGCTCGAGTTAAACGTCTTGAAACTGAGCTACGTCAAACCAGTGCGATAGAAACAAGCTATAAAACCACTTGCTCTACCACGATGACATTGGGTGAATGTGCTAGTCAGGGACGTCATTTGACAAAACAAAAAGCAGTCAAAACGTTCCGTGAACAATTACTTAATGGCTTAACTGAATCGTCTATTGCGCAACAAAACGTCAATGGCGTTGAGCTCAATATTACCGTGCAAGAAACTCAAATTTTGCGTAGCGGGTTTGAAGGTAGTAGCGATTACTACACTCAAATGAAAGCCCAGCTTCAAGCAAAACCAGAACCAGTAGCTGCATGTAAATTGCTCAATGTATCAGCGCGTTATTGTTTACAAGGTTCAAATACCAAACAAAAACGCACCGATAAAACTTGGGCGACAGTGACGGTTCGTTCAGATCAATACAATGATGCAGTGACGATCAACGGCATTAATTATGGTAGTACTCCTGTTGAAATTGTACTACCAACTGGCCGTCATCAAGTCACTGTAGCAAAAGAAGGTTATGAAACTTATAACCGTGTTATAACAATTAACGGTAACGATACTGTTTGGGTAAAATTACGTCCCAATAAAGAAGATTAAATAGACGAGAAAAGTGAGTACAGTTCACTCACCGATCATTTATGCTCGCTAAAACGTCATTTTGTTACTAAGTTATTGAAAGATGACTTCTGACAAAGTGGCGTTTTCGTTTACAATAGCGAGAACATTTTCATTAGCTAACTGAAGTAGATAATAATGAGACAAGGTTTACCCGCTCTGTTATTAGCACTCTCACCTTGCTTTATGGTTACGTCGACGTTGGCAGAAGAAGCGCCTTCTTCAGTCAGCGCCATTGATGATGCACTATTTAGTAAAAATACAGAGTTGCAGGATGCAAAGAAGACGACACAGTCTCAGCAAGCCGCTTATGATAAGCAGCAAGCTGAACTAAAAGACTTAGAACAGCAAGCCAAAACGCTTGATAAAGCGCTTAACGCTGCTAAAGCTAAGTTACACGAAGCATATGGAAAAATGATTGATGATCCTAAAACCGATATCACGTCGGCTAAAGCGACATATCAATCCGCTTGGTCTGACGTCAAAAAAAATCAAAAAGCCCGTCTGGAAGCGCAACAAAATCTTCAAGAACTTGAAGCAAAACTGGCGCAAGAAAAATCAAGTCAGCGCACATTAGAACAGAAGATTGCAGCTTTAGGAGAAGACAAACTCCGAGCCAGAGCCGATCGTCTTAAACAAGAGTTAAACCATCCTGGTGAAGAAACCGTTAGTTTCACAAATAAGTGTGATGTGAAAATGACGTTAGCTCAGTGTGCAAGTCAAACCACCGAGTTGGCTCTGCAAAAGGCCGTAAACCAATATCAAGATTCTCTCGTATCAAATGCTTCAGAAAGTA
It encodes:
- a CDS encoding helix-turn-helix domain-containing protein; the protein is MSQINAPISTIIDETAKLLSPRPAELVTLPSYMNSHDHNYTQIVIGLKGQVDFDVNGRGNLMGPGQGCVVTCGSGHAFGGVIEQSDILVLNMPLPSNDDPLLLQKINELASQDIYFQLDDQIQKLIHMLVIEMKTNPEDLLLSRACNDTLISLLQRHISTFQLTRKDCRFDLDAIDRYIDNHMMNKISVAQLAGSVFLGESQFHMLFKDKLGMTPHQYVLQKRVEMAKTLITQGQFTLGQVADLTGFSNQSSFTHTFSRIAGVSPSVFKKRIKN
- a CDS encoding PEGA domain-containing protein, whose protein sequence is MIKHRIPALLLALSPIWVSASVYANDVKSVDPVASIDTKLTTKQSDIDAISSDYDTEAAKLQKLKNEQATLEREGEELVAKQKRAKSALDKQYSHLLDDPETDLVSFQKTYQEAWAAVKQNQTDQLNKKQEITESEMELAQLKQKRARLKTEYANLQESRIEARVKRLETELRQTSAIETSYKTTCSTTMTLGECASQGRHLTKQKAVKTFREQLLNGLTESSIAQQNVNGVELNITVQETQILRSGFEGSSDYYTQMKAQLQAKPEPVAACKLLNVSARYCLQGSNTKQKRTDKTWATVTVRSDQYNDAVTINGINYGSTPVEIVLPTGRHQVTVAKEGYETYNRVITINGNDTVWVKLRPNKED